In Granulicella tundricola MP5ACTX9, a single genomic region encodes these proteins:
- a CDS encoding aminopeptidase P N-terminal domain-containing protein, whose product MTTRLTTLLTLLFLALAFDAAAQPVRNSFPPEEFAARRAHVFEKIGDGIAILEGTTERPGEQPFRQGNQFYYLTGVSEARAIALLDGRTKETTIFLLPLKALDVDSKYGPGALYPGDDSARTSGVTRVLPREELTAMLAPIAREGRTIYTPFRPEVLGSASSYDTLLLTRLNHDDPWDGRFGREEAFRLKLMTASPKSEIRDLDPIVDELRAIKSEREIAVLREATRIADRGILRAMHAAKPGLYEYQLQAESEYEFKRDGAYGPAYFALVATGKNTWYTHYHYDTAQLAPGDLIQYDYAPDYRNYTSDVTRIFPASGKFTAHQREYYVIYLRLYQAIMGSIQVHESPVTVTQRAVAKMDAIVAAYTFTDPAIKKAVLEFVDTFRGKKGGFLGHAVGMEVHDVYGSYRTLEPGMVFTIEPMLRLPEEHVAVRLEDMLLITPSGYENLSRSVPIEVTDIEKFMAAPLPKDLQ is encoded by the coding sequence GCTGCTCACTCTCCTCTTCCTGGCATTGGCCTTCGATGCCGCGGCACAACCAGTCCGCAACTCCTTTCCGCCGGAAGAGTTCGCAGCTCGTCGCGCCCACGTCTTTGAGAAGATCGGAGACGGCATCGCCATCCTTGAAGGCACAACCGAGCGCCCCGGCGAGCAGCCCTTCCGCCAGGGAAACCAGTTCTACTACCTCACCGGCGTCAGCGAAGCTCGCGCCATCGCCCTCCTAGACGGCCGCACCAAAGAGACGACCATCTTCCTGCTTCCCCTCAAGGCATTGGACGTGGATTCGAAGTATGGTCCCGGAGCGCTCTATCCCGGGGATGATAGCGCACGCACGTCAGGCGTTACCCGGGTCCTTCCCCGCGAGGAGCTGACGGCGATGCTCGCGCCCATCGCGCGTGAGGGCCGCACCATCTACACACCCTTCCGGCCGGAGGTCCTGGGCAGCGCCTCATCGTACGACACGCTCCTCCTCACCAGGCTGAATCATGACGATCCCTGGGACGGCCGCTTCGGAAGGGAAGAGGCCTTCCGTCTCAAGCTCATGACCGCCTCCCCAAAGTCTGAGATTCGCGACCTCGATCCCATCGTCGACGAGCTCCGCGCCATCAAGAGTGAGCGCGAGATCGCCGTGCTGCGTGAGGCCACGCGCATTGCTGACCGTGGAATCCTGCGCGCCATGCACGCAGCCAAACCCGGCCTGTACGAGTATCAGCTCCAGGCAGAGTCGGAGTATGAGTTCAAGCGAGACGGTGCCTATGGACCGGCATACTTTGCGCTGGTCGCGACCGGCAAAAACACCTGGTACACCCACTATCACTACGACACCGCACAGCTCGCACCAGGTGATCTCATCCAGTACGACTACGCGCCGGACTATCGCAACTACACGTCAGATGTGACGCGGATATTTCCCGCCAGCGGCAAATTCACCGCCCACCAGCGCGAGTACTATGTCATCTATCTGCGCCTGTACCAGGCCATCATGGGCTCAATCCAGGTTCATGAATCGCCCGTCACGGTAACCCAGCGGGCAGTCGCAAAGATGGACGCAATCGTTGCGGCCTATACCTTTACAGACCCTGCGATCAAGAAGGCTGTCCTGGAGTTTGTGGATACCTTCCGCGGCAAGAAGGGCGGCTTCCTGGGCCATGCGGTCGGCATGGAGGTCCATGACGTATATGGCTCTTACAGAACGCTGGAGCCCGGCATGGTCTTCACCATTGAGCCCATGCTGCGTCTGCCGGAGGAGCACGTCGCCGTTCGTCTGGAAGACATGCTCCTCATCACACCCAGCGGCTATGAAAACCTCTCCCGCTCGGTGCCTATCGAGGTCACCGACATAGAAAAGTTCATGGCCGCTCCCTTACCCAAAGACCTGCAGTAG
- a CDS encoding GntR family transcriptional regulator, translated as MKTTKTGTPPTVRAKAEHGTSLLTAFREIRELIVHGRLSPGTWILEAELAERLNMSRTPVRGAIHWLQREGYILEHRNVKKSRMIVAPLTKEDANELYMIIGRIEGIAGRGVAVLPLAERKAICSQLKKLNERLELIAKGRDGHPGDIFELDRDFHRLVIKHGAGARLTTLHTAIEPQTERYWRLYASSIIKDLHLSVGEHDAIIQSILAGDADRVEAGLQQNWLKGSERLGHVIEIFGERGSW; from the coding sequence ATGAAGACGACTAAAACCGGGACGCCGCCTACCGTCCGGGCCAAAGCAGAACATGGGACGAGCCTCCTGACGGCCTTCCGTGAGATTCGTGAACTGATTGTGCATGGCAGGCTTTCGCCCGGCACCTGGATCCTTGAAGCCGAGCTGGCGGAGCGGCTGAACATGAGCAGAACCCCGGTCCGCGGAGCGATTCACTGGCTCCAGCGCGAGGGCTACATTCTGGAGCATCGGAACGTCAAAAAGTCGCGCATGATCGTCGCGCCGTTGACGAAGGAAGATGCCAACGAACTGTACATGATCATCGGGCGGATCGAAGGCATCGCAGGCCGCGGCGTCGCGGTGCTTCCGCTGGCGGAGCGCAAGGCGATCTGCTCGCAGTTGAAGAAGCTGAACGAGCGGTTGGAGTTGATTGCCAAGGGGCGCGACGGGCATCCGGGCGACATCTTCGAGCTCGACCGCGACTTCCACCGGCTGGTTATCAAGCATGGCGCGGGCGCGCGGCTGACGACACTGCATACTGCCATCGAGCCGCAGACGGAGCGCTACTGGCGGCTGTATGCCAGCTCCATCATCAAGGATTTGCACCTCTCGGTGGGCGAGCATGACGCCATCATCCAGAGCATCCTGGCGGGCGACGCCGATCGCGTTGAGGCGGGGCTGCAACAGAACTGGCTCAAAGGCTCTGAGCGGCTGGGCCACGTCATTGAGATCTTTGGCGAGCGCGGAAGCTGGTAA